CGTGGAGTCGGTGAAGATCGAGGCCGACCTGACCCAGCTGACCAGCGACGAAAGTCGCCGCGACAACGCCATCCGCATGCGCGGCCTGGAGTCGGAGCGGTACCCGACGGCCACCCTGGAGCTGGCCGAGCCGCTCCAGCTCGCCACCACACCCGCCCAGGGCCAGGAGGTGCGCGGCGAGGGCAAGGGCCGGCTCACCGTCCACGGGGTCACCCGCGAGGTCGACCTCGACCTCCAGGGCGTCTGGTCCGGGTCGACCATCCAGGTCGCCGGCCAGCTCCCGGTCAAGATGACCGACTACCAGATCGAGCCGCCCCGCTTCGGCCCGGTCGTCTCGATCGAGGACAGCCTGGCCGTCGACCTCAAGCTGGTGTTCGAGCGCGCCTAGACGCCGGTCAGGATGAAGACCAGCTGGGTCATGTCGAACAGGACGTGGGCCAGGATGAGCGGCCACAGCCGCCGGGTCCGCTGGAAGTACCAGGCGTACATCAGCCCGAGGCCGAAGATGGTCAGCGCCGCCCCCAGCCCCTGGTAGACGTGGAGCGCGGCCCACAGGACGGTCGGCAGCAGCAGGATGGCGGCGGTCGAGGCCCGCAGCTGCTCGAGGCGGGTCTGGGCGTAGCCGCGGACCACGATCTCCTCGGTCACCCCGGCGGTGACGGCGATCAGCACCGCCTGCAGCGACCGGAACCACAGGGGCAGGTTCTCGGACAGGAAGTCGACCTCGCGCGTGCCGAAGTACTGGAACAGCTGGGCGAGGACCAGCACCAGGATGAAGCTGGCCACCCACAGGATCAGCCCCATGGCGAGGTCGCCGCCGCGGAAGCGGGTGAGGCCGATCCCGGGCCAGCCCTCGCGGCTGCGGGCCAGCAGGTAGCCGATCACCAGCACCGGCGACCAGGAGATGAACAGGTCGATGACGATGCCGATCAGCGACGGCGCCACCTCGGCCTCGGTCTCGCCGGTGGCCGCGGCTCCCAGGGCCAGGAACAGCAGCCCGAGCAGGCTGGGCGCGAAGGCCAGCAGCAGGATCAGGCCCAGCTCCTTGCGCAGCAGCCGGGGCGGGCCGGGCGGCGGCGGCACCGGGTTGCGCCCCGGCGGCCCGGGCGGCCCGGCCTGGCCCGGTGGGACCCGGTACGGCCCCTCGACCGGCACCCCGAAGGGCATGGTCTGGGGCTGGGACCAGGCGTCCGGCGGCGGAGTGCCCGGTGGGGGAGCCCATGCGGGGGGGTCGGCCGGCGTCCGCGGCCAGGGCTGCTGGCCCGGTGGTGTCGGCGGATCGGTCGGGTCGGCCACGAGGCTCCTTGCGGACGTCGGGAATCCCCAGCGTAGCGCAGGCGGCGCAGTTCACCGTTGTGTAACGGCTGGCTGAGGGTCCGGCCAGCAGCCGCCCACTCGTGATATCGTGCCGTCCGATCTGCCCCAAACCCACGTCGTCCGGCCAGTTGTGACGGGCGACGGGAAGGAGACGCGTTCTATGCTCGCCTACCTCGATGCTGCATCGGGCAGCCTGATCGTGCAGGCGATCGTGGCCGGCGCCGCTGGTGCGGCCGTGTTCTTCAAGCTGGGCTGGCGCAGGATCACCTCCCCGTTCCGCCGCCATACCGCCACCGCCGAGGTCGGCGAGCACGACGAGCGCTGAGCGGCGCCCCTTCATAGAGCACAAACGGTAGGAACTGGATGAGCGATCTGGAGCTGGAGCCTGCGTCGTTCCGGGACCCGGCGAGCACGGTGGCGTACCTCGACGGCCGGGTCCTGCGCGGCCTGACCAAGGAAGGCGCCGCCGACTTCGACACCCTCGCCGCCGCCCCGTTCTTCGCCAAGGCCATGGACGAGGGCAAGCTGGTCAGGACCACCCAGGTCCCCATCGAGGACCTGCCCCAGAGCGTCCGCGGCGACGCCTGGGTGCGGGCGCTGGAGCACGAGCGGATCCCGTTCGTCAGCTACCCGTACGAGTGGACCTTCTCCATGCTCCGCGACGCCGCCCTGGTCCACCTGGACCTGCTGCTGGCCGCCCTCGACGCCGACCTGACCATGAAGGACGGCTACGCCTACAACCTCGCCTTCGTGGGCTCGCGGCCGACCTTCATCGACGTCGGCTCGTTCGAGCGGGTCCGGCCCGGTGAGCCGTGGGCCGGCTACCGGCAGTTCTGCCAGACGATGCTGTATCCGCTGCTGCTCCAGGCCCACAAGGACGTCCGCTTCCAGCCGTGGCTGCGCGGCGCCGTCCAGGGCATCCAGCCCCAGGACCTGGCCAAGCTGTTCAGCGGCACCGACAAGATGAAGCCGGGCGTGCTCAAGCACGTCTCGCTCCACGGGGCCATGGACCAGCGCTACTCCAGGTCCCGGGCCCAGGACACCCAGAAGGAGCTGAAGGCGGCCGGGTTCTCGA
The DNA window shown above is from Actinomycetota bacterium and carries:
- a CDS encoding YceI family protein, producing MSRTGRLVIVGVVVLVLALGGGYLLFASRTSDSPPPAALDPVPTTTAGQATEDTQAEGAATPDGTWQVSDDGSSYVGYRVTEQLASLSSPNEAVGRTTAVTGTMEVAGDTVESVKIEADLTQLTSDESRRDNAIRMRGLESERYPTATLELAEPLQLATTPAQGQEVRGEGKGRLTVHGVTREVDLDLQGVWSGSTIQVAGQLPVKMTDYQIEPPRFGPVVSIEDSLAVDLKLVFERA
- a CDS encoding CPBP family intramembrane glutamic endopeptidase, giving the protein MADPTDPPTPPGQQPWPRTPADPPAWAPPPGTPPPDAWSQPQTMPFGVPVEGPYRVPPGQAGPPGPPGRNPVPPPPGPPRLLRKELGLILLLAFAPSLLGLLFLALGAAATGETEAEVAPSLIGIVIDLFISWSPVLVIGYLLARSREGWPGIGLTRFRGGDLAMGLILWVASFILVLVLAQLFQYFGTREVDFLSENLPLWFRSLQAVLIAVTAGVTEEIVVRGYAQTRLEQLRASTAAILLLPTVLWAALHVYQGLGAALTIFGLGLMYAWYFQRTRRLWPLILAHVLFDMTQLVFILTGV
- a CDS encoding methyltransferase; amino-acid sequence: MSDLELEPASFRDPASTVAYLDGRVLRGLTKEGAADFDTLAAAPFFAKAMDEGKLVRTTQVPIEDLPQSVRGDAWVRALEHERIPFVSYPYEWTFSMLRDAALVHLDLLLAALDADLTMKDGYAYNLAFVGSRPTFIDVGSFERVRPGEPWAGYRQFCQTMLYPLLLQAHKDVRFQPWLRGAVQGIQPQDLAKLFSGTDKMKPGVLKHVSLHGAMDQRYSRSRAQDTQKELKAAGFSTELQKATVAAIRKLVAKLEWSRSASEWNDYQRTSTYTDAERETKAAFVAKALEGKGARLVFDLGGNDGTYSRVAAGHADYVVCADGDDLVLDGLYRSLRQEGNHQILPAYLDLSDPSPGLGWRGRERAGFFDRSRPDAVLALALLHHLAITGNVPLPELVDWLHSLGGRLVVEFVDPTDPMADRLLANKPPGMHGDYRREVFERLLEARFDIADRQEFPSGTRTLYHATPRR